From one Mobula hypostoma chromosome 28, sMobHyp1.1, whole genome shotgun sequence genomic stretch:
- the LOC134338973 gene encoding gastrula zinc finger protein XlCGF57.1-like yields MRRRRLYRMSRMRSVDKRLRGLRRQDLLTLSTHVVDSIKYQDYWLLTLTLENAMDPFRDISDPGTRKGDGPFKCPVCGKILTRSSDPLTNERVYTGQRAYVCSDCGKGFTHSSNLQTHQTVHTGEMAFACSDCGKRFSQSSYLLKHQLVHTGEKPFACSDCGKRFTRSFHLKLHQSVHTGVRPFTCSECGKGFTRPSYLHLHQRVHTGERPFTCSDCGKGFTRSSSLLEHQQVHTGDRLYTCSDCGKGYTQLCNLQRHQLVHTGERPFICSDCGKGFIQSCQLKDHLRIHTGEMLFTCSECGKGFNRPSHLHTHQRVHTGEKPFTCSHCGKGFTEASPLKRHQRVHTGEKPFTCSECGKAFTSLYGQQRHQSIHTGEKPFTCSDCGKGFPVSSELKLHRRIHTGERPFTCSECGKAFTSSSSLHRHQSVHTGEKPFTCSDCGKGFPHSTQLKQHQRVHTGEKPFTCSDCGKGFPHSTQLKLHRRVHTGERPFICSECGKEFSQSSNLVTHYRVHTGKNVK; encoded by the exons ATGCGCAGGCGCAGACTGTACCGGATGTCGCGCATGCGCTCAGTGGACAAAAGGCTCAGGGGGCTTCGGCGGCAG gacctcctcaccttgtctacccatGTCGTTGATTCCATTAAGTACCAAGactactggctgctcaccctcacccttgagaatgccatggatccATTCCGAGACAtttctgatcctggcaccaggaag GGAGACGGACCATTCAAATGTCCTGTGTGTGGGAAGATActcactcggtcatctgatccACTGACAAACGAGCGGGTTTACACTGGACAGAGGGCGTAcgtctgctcagactgtgggaagggattcactcactcatccaacctacagacacaccaaacagttcacactggggagatggCATTcgcctgctcagactgtgggaagcgaTTCAGTCAGTCATCTTACCTACTGAAACACCAGTTAGTTCACACCGGAGAGAAACCATTcgcctgttcagactgtgggaagcgattcactcGGTCGTTTCATCTGAAgctacaccagtcagttcacacaggAGTGAGGcccttcacctgctctgaatgtgggaagggattcactcggccATCCTACCTACATTTACACcagcgggttcacactggggagaggccgttcacctgctcagactgtgggaagggattcactcggtcatcttcCCTATTGgaacaccagcaagttcacactggggacaGGCTGTACACCTGCtccgactgtgggaagggatacactcagttatgcaacctacagagacaccagttagttcacactggggagaggccgttcatctgctcagactgtgggaagggattcattcagtcatGTCAACTGAAGGATCATCTGCGAATCCACACTGGAGAGATGctattcacctgctctgaatgtgggaagggattcaatcGGCCGTCCCACCTACacacacaccagcgagttcacactggggagaagccattcacctgctcacattgtgggaaggggttcactGAAGCATCTCCACTGAAgcgacaccagcgagttcacacgggggagaagccgttcacctgctctgaatgtgggaaggcatTCACTAGCTTATACGGCCAACAAAGACACCAGTCAATTCATAccggggagaaaccattcacctgctcggactgtggtaAGGGATTCCCTGTGTCCTCTGAGCTGAAACTACACCGGCgaattcacactggagagaggccattcacctgctctgaatgtgggaaggcatTCACTAGCTCATCCAGCCTacacagacaccagtcagttcacactggggagaaaccatttacctgctcagattgtgggaagggttTCCCTCACTCAACTCAGCTGAAgcaacaccagcgagttcacactggggagaaaccattcacctgttcagattgtgggaaggggtTCCCCCACTCAACTCAACTGAAGCTACAccggcgagttcacactggggagcgaccgttcatctgctctgaatgtgggaaggaattcaGTCAGTCATCCAACCTCGTGACACACTaccgagttcacactgggaaAAATGTGAAATAA